A portion of the Vespula vulgaris chromosome 14, iyVesVulg1.1, whole genome shotgun sequence genome contains these proteins:
- the LOC127068998 gene encoding retinoblastoma-like protein 1 isoform X3 → MGESEDMEDSTYSRHQDLCQKLNMDATAASEAWRSYETIRQNYTLEGDQLHWIGCALYVACRKSSTPMVGRTGSSVEGNCVSLTRLLQLCNLPLIQFFTKSKSWADMANMPQDFREKIEKLEGNFSVSMVIFKKYQPIFTDIFKDPSDDILRPSRSRRNKTYPCTPSRVFEFCWTLFICIKGAFPDISDDLVNSYHLLLACCDLIYANALIANRKDLLNPNFPGLPSNFNDENYIPPQNPNCIINLLCERHEAVSVEAKCIKEYHLKNHVNKLFNERILRGDPSNFSGILEALNFDGNSKAVNKAYEQHVLSIGDFDERIFLGQDAGDNIGSPAQSSSSSDVHDQFQSKRDHYAGQIQHLAPPTPLTGRKYLKPKDVSNVTPVFTATQSVIRLQAMLAGQSSPSTSLLQIFNNCTQDVRTFVTTKVKEIGELFCANYTKSSDTSESSTLDFGRKRLYLGQTLFYKFLEMILNDEKRKKPNYDITNLLMNERFIRCLFACCLEIVIYSYKSNDKVFPWILKALDLEAYYFYKVIEIIVRAEEQLPRDVVKHLSQIEERILEALAWQKNSPLWQAIESTIGEVPSCEDVSLPGTLETVDPNTAGQPVKRIALDRGPHHDIQQSPISSASERFQSPITTSGVAKKRLFPDTRTSGQSVLRVSSKVVFDGNSRILLALPDQLPVPRTSTSQTTTNLSQITSVTKEVGKPKKTGSVALFFRKFYNLACVRMQDLCNSLDITDVDLQKKIWTIFEYSIKERTELMRDRHLDQILMCAVYVICKLVKMEKNSFTEIMRCYRLQPQAESHIYRSVLICKGPQEIKSNVEASGSNEVPADEEANVAPPTPTNMAGTSQDFGTERRGDLIKFYNTVYVPQVKEVANKLGLARGSTQTLTLSPLPKSKVRANSPVRRVTDSILTRTLDPKAISASPAPQLSYCFSRSPAKDLEAINKMMISVSAKKSVGKRLLSDDTTDVEMVEGPSPIKKSTTVVRKLENIMDERRTKNQ, encoded by the exons ATGGGAGAGTCGGAAGATATGGAGGATTCAACTTATAGTAGACATCAAGATTTATGTCAGAAATTAAATATGGATGCAACTGCTGCTTCGGAAGCTTGGAGATCTTACGAAACTATTCGACAAAATTATACGTTAGAG gGTGATCAGCTTCATTGGATAGGATGCGCTTTATATGTAGCATGCAGAAAATCTTCTACACCAATGGTTGGAAGAACAGGTAGTAGTGTAGAAGGAAATTGTGTATCTTTAACTCGTCTTCTACAATTATGCAATCTACCATTAATACAGTTTTTTACAAAAAGCAAGTCTTGGGCAGATATGGCTAATATGCCTCAAGATTTCCgagaaaagattgaaaaactAGAAGGAAACTTTTCAGTTTCTATggtgatttttaaaaagtatcaGCCAATTTTTACGGACATATTTAAAGATCCATCTGATGACATTTTAAGACCATCTAGatcaagaagaaataaaacttaTCCTTGTACGCCATCTAGAGTTTTTGAATTTTGTTGGaccttatttatttgtataaaaggAGCTTTCCCTGATATTTCCGATGATTTAGTTAATTCTTATCACTTACTTTTGGCTTGTTGTGACCTTATATATGCCAATGCTTTGATAGCAAATAGAAAAGATCTTCTGAATCCTAATTTTCCTG GTTTACCatcaaattttaatgatgaaaattatataccaCCACAAAATccaaattgtattattaactTGCTATGTGAGCGTCATGAAGCTGTTTCTGTTGAAGCTAAATGTATCAAAGAATATCACTTGAAGAAtcatgttaataaattatttaatgaaagaatTCTTCGTGGAGATCCATCAAATTTTTCTGGTATTTTAGAAGCTTTGAATTTTGATGGCAATAGCAAAGCTGTCAATAAAGCATATGAGCAACATGTATTGAGTATTGGAGACTTTgatgaaagaatatttctag GTCAAGATGCTGGTGACAATATTGGCTCACCTGCacagagtagtagtagtagcgatGTTCATGATCAGTTTCAGTCAAAACGAGATCATTATGCAGGG caAATACAACATCTAGCTCCTCCAACTCCATTAACAGGTCGCAAATACCTCAAACCAAAGGATGTATCAAATGTAACACCAGTCTTTACTGCTACTCAAAGTGTAATCCGACTTCAGGCCATGTTAGCTGGTCAGTCTTCACCAAGCACgagtttattacaaatatttaataattgcaCCCAAGATGTCAGAACATTTGTAAcaacgaaagtaaaagagatagGTGAATTATTTTGTGCTAATTACACCAAAAGTTCAGATACTAGTGAAAGTTCGACTCTAGATTTTGGAAGAAAACGTCTTTATTTAGGACAAACTCtcttctataaatttttagaaatgatTCTTAATGATGAAAAACGTAAAAAGCCTAATTATGATATTACA aATTTACTTATGAACGAAAGATTTATACGATGTTTATTCGCTTGCTGCTTAGAAATAGTTATTTACTCGTATAAAAGTAACGATAAAGTGTTTCCATGGATATTAAAGGCCTTGGATTTAGAAgcttattatttctataaagtTATAGAAATCATAGTACGAGCAGAAGAACAATTACCACGTGATGTTGTAAAACATCTAAgtcaaatagaagaaagaatattagaAGCCCTAGCTTGGCAAAAAAATAGTCCATTATGGCAGGCCATTGAATCTACCATTGGTGAAGTACCTAGTTGTGAAGATGTTTCTCTACCTGGTACATTAGAAACAGTTGATCCAAATACTGCAGGACAACCAGTAAAGAGAATTGCTTTAGATCGTGGACCTCACCATGATATACAACAAAGTCCAATTTCTTCTGCATCCGAAag ATTTCAATCGCCAATAACGACATCAGGCGTAGCTAAAAAACGTTTATTTCCTGATACGAGAACTAGTGGGCAGAGTGTTTTACGTGTATCGTCTAAAGTCGTATTTGATGGTAATTCTCGAATACTTCTAGCATTACCTGATCAACTTCCAGTGCCAAGGACATCTACTTCACAGACAACAACTAATTTATCACAAATCACATCAGTTACTAAAGAAGTtggaaaaccaaaaaaaaccGGCTCCGTTGccttattttttagaaaattctaTAATCTCGCATGTGTACGTATGCAGGATCTCTGTAATTCCTTAGATATTACAGATGTAgatttacagaaaaaaatatggacaATCTTTGAATATTCAATAAAGGAGCGCACAGAGTTAATGAGAGATCGACACCTCGATCAAATTCTTATGTGTGCAGTTTATGTGATATGTAAATTAGTTAAGAtggagaaaaattcttttaccgAAATCATGCGATGTTATCGTTTACAACCACAAGCAGAGTCTCACATATATAGGTCAGTACTTATTTGCAAGGGACCgcaagaaataaaatcaaatgttGAAGCATCAGGAAGTAATGAAGTTCCAGCCGATGAGGAAGCTAATGTGGCACCACCAACACCGACAAATATGGCAGGAACATCGCAAGATTTTGGAACAGAAAGACGTGGAGATCtaattaaattctataataCAGTATATGTGCCACAAGTTAAGGAAGTTGCAAATAAATTAGGATTGGCACGTGGAAGTACTCAAACTCTTACTCTAAGCCCATTACCTAAGAGTAAAGTTCGTGCTAATTCTCCAGTGAGACGTGTTACAGACAGTATTTTGACACGTACGCTTGATCCAAAAGCAATCAGTGCATCTCCTGCGCCACAATTAAGCTATTGTTTTAGTCGCAGTCCAGCTAAG gacTTAGAagctattaataaaatgatgatTTCTGTAAGTGCAAAAAAAAGCGTCGGGAAACGACTTTTGTCAGACGATACTACAGATGTAGAAATGGTAGAGGGACCCTCTCCGATAAAAAAGTCAACGACCGTTGTCAGAAAACTAGAAAACATTATGGACGAGCGCCGTACAAAAAACCAATAA